The following coding sequences are from one Musa acuminata AAA Group cultivar baxijiao chromosome BXJ2-4, Cavendish_Baxijiao_AAA, whole genome shotgun sequence window:
- the LOC135584920 gene encoding aluminum-activated malate transporter 12-like isoform X2: MALTGTADDSKGKNTKCKLLTKDSMEKMVRLPVKLWLSALEVGREDPRRLIHALKVGVALTLVSLLYLLEPLFEGVGRNAMWAVMTVVVVLEFTAGATLCKGVNRGIGTLCAASLAFVIEFMAEKSGRACRGVFIGVSVFLVGFFATYLRFVPYIKRNYDYGVVIFLLTFNLITVSSYRVQNVLRLTRDRLTTIAIGCGICLFMSLLVLPKWSGEDLHNSTVYKLEMLARSIEACVNEYFRDQTQDDGKSSKDQIYKGCRAVLDSKSSDESLALFGSWEPRHSRHCYSFPWQQYVKLGAVLRHFGYTAVALHGCLESEIQTPLSVRLLFRDPCSRVAGEVCKVFDELARSIRNRRHCSPNVLSDHLHEALQDLNSAIRSQPRLFLGSKKARPAANERAEDWRPQKNTSSGVALPSAMSDITSLQEWRGKRVESTERKVLRPTLSRIAITSLEFSEALPFAAFASLLVEMVARLELVIEEVEELGRAANFKEFSQADEIAIEMGFDDKKPCVNGKDFQSHVVHQAAE; the protein is encoded by the exons ATGGCACTGACTGGAACTGCAGATGACAGCAAAGGCAAGAACACCAAGTGCAAGCTACTCACAAAGGAttcgatggagaagatggtaaggCTTCCAGTTAAGCTGTGGCTGAGTGCACTGGAAGTGGGAAGAGAGGACCCAAGACGGCTTATCCATGCCCTCAAGGTGGGCGTCGCATTGACACTCGTCTCCTTATTGTACCTCTTGGAACCACTGTTCGAAGGAGTCGGACGGAATGCGATGTGGGCCGTGATGACTGTGGTTGTGGTGCTCGAATTCACTGCAG GTGCAACTCTGTGCAAGGGAGTAAACAGAGGAATTGGGACACTGTGTGCGGCATCTCTTGCATTTGTGATCGAGTTCATGGCAGAAAAGTCAGGCAGAGCTTGTCGCGGCGTTTTCATAGGAGTATCTGTGTTTTTAGTCG GATTCTTCGCGACGTACTTGAGATTTGTCCCTTACATAAAGAGGAACTACGATTATGGAGTGGTGATCTTTCTGCTGACCTTCAACCTGATAACGGTGTCGAGTTACCGCGTGCAGAACGTGTTGCGGTTGACTCGCGATCGCCTAACCACCATTGCCATCGGCTGCGGCATTTGCCTCTTTATGAGCCTCCTCGTTCTACCCAAGTGGTCCGGTGAAGACCTGCACAATTCCACAGTCTACAAGCTTGAAATGTTAGCGAGATCCATCGAAGCTTGTGTGAACGAGTACTTCCGGGATCAAACTCAAGATGACGGCAAGTCATCGAAGGACCAAATATACAAGGGATGCAGAGCGGTGTTGGACTCCAAATCCAGTGATGAGTCTCTC GCACTCTTCGGAAGCTGGGAGCCGAGGCACTCCAGACACTGCTACAGCTTTCCATGGCAACAGTACGTGAAGCTTGGTGCTGTTCTGAGACATTTCGGGTACACAGCCGTAGCACTTCATGGATGTTTGGAATCAGAAATCCAG ACTCCACTATCTGTAAGATTGCTCTTTCGAGACCCGTGCAGCCGCGTCGCTGGTGAGGTGTGCAAGGTGTTCGATGAGCTCGCGCGGAGCATAAGAAACCGCCGTCACTGCTCTCCCAATGTGCTCTCCGACCACCTTCACGAGGCGCTGCAAGACCTGAATTCCGCCATCAGGTCCCAACCGCGTCTCTTCCTTGGCTCCAAGAAAGCCCGTCCCGCCGCAAATGAGCGCGCGGAGGATTGGAGACCCCAAAAAAACACATCTTCTGGTGTAGCTCTGCCTTCGGCCATGTCTGATATCACATCACTGCAGGAATGGAGGGGCAAAAGGGTAGAGTCAACTGAGAGGAAGGTCTTGAGGCCAACCCTGAGCAGAATAGCAATAACTAGCCTTGAATTCTCGGAGGCACTGCCATTTGCAGCGTTTGCCTCGTTGCTCGTGGAGATGGTGGCCAGGTTGGAGCTTGTCATTGAGGAGGTGGAAGAACTCGGCAGGGCAGCAAATTTCAAGGAGTTCTCTCAGGCGGATGAAATCGCCATCGAAATGGGATTTGATGACAAGAAGCCATGCGTGAATGGCAAAGATTTCCAGAGCCATGTGGTACACCAAGCAGCAGAGTGA
- the LOC135584920 gene encoding aluminum-activated malate transporter 12-like isoform X1 yields MALTGTADDSKGKNTKCKLLTKDSMEKMVRLPVKLWLSALEVGREDPRRLIHALKVGVALTLVSLLYLLEPLFEGVGRNAMWAVMTVVVVLEFTAGATLCKGVNRGIGTLCAASLAFVIEFMAEKSGRACRGVFIGVSVFLVGFFATYLRFVPYIKRNYDYGVVIFLLTFNLITVSSYRVQNVLRLTRDRLTTIAIGCGICLFMSLLVLPKWSGEDLHNSTVYKLEMLARSIEACVNEYFRDQTQDDGKSSKDQIYKGCRAVLDSKSSDESLVSGGFLQVLIYMLMWFCLWIKCEDDDDEHSQALFGSWEPRHSRHCYSFPWQQYVKLGAVLRHFGYTAVALHGCLESEIQTPLSVRLLFRDPCSRVAGEVCKVFDELARSIRNRRHCSPNVLSDHLHEALQDLNSAIRSQPRLFLGSKKARPAANERAEDWRPQKNTSSGVALPSAMSDITSLQEWRGKRVESTERKVLRPTLSRIAITSLEFSEALPFAAFASLLVEMVARLELVIEEVEELGRAANFKEFSQADEIAIEMGFDDKKPCVNGKDFQSHVVHQAAE; encoded by the exons ATGGCACTGACTGGAACTGCAGATGACAGCAAAGGCAAGAACACCAAGTGCAAGCTACTCACAAAGGAttcgatggagaagatggtaaggCTTCCAGTTAAGCTGTGGCTGAGTGCACTGGAAGTGGGAAGAGAGGACCCAAGACGGCTTATCCATGCCCTCAAGGTGGGCGTCGCATTGACACTCGTCTCCTTATTGTACCTCTTGGAACCACTGTTCGAAGGAGTCGGACGGAATGCGATGTGGGCCGTGATGACTGTGGTTGTGGTGCTCGAATTCACTGCAG GTGCAACTCTGTGCAAGGGAGTAAACAGAGGAATTGGGACACTGTGTGCGGCATCTCTTGCATTTGTGATCGAGTTCATGGCAGAAAAGTCAGGCAGAGCTTGTCGCGGCGTTTTCATAGGAGTATCTGTGTTTTTAGTCG GATTCTTCGCGACGTACTTGAGATTTGTCCCTTACATAAAGAGGAACTACGATTATGGAGTGGTGATCTTTCTGCTGACCTTCAACCTGATAACGGTGTCGAGTTACCGCGTGCAGAACGTGTTGCGGTTGACTCGCGATCGCCTAACCACCATTGCCATCGGCTGCGGCATTTGCCTCTTTATGAGCCTCCTCGTTCTACCCAAGTGGTCCGGTGAAGACCTGCACAATTCCACAGTCTACAAGCTTGAAATGTTAGCGAGATCCATCGAAGCTTGTGTGAACGAGTACTTCCGGGATCAAACTCAAGATGACGGCAAGTCATCGAAGGACCAAATATACAAGGGATGCAGAGCGGTGTTGGACTCCAAATCCAGTGATGAGTCTCTCGTAAGTGGTGGATTcctccaagttttgatctatatGCTGATGTGGTTTTGTTTATGGATCAAAtgcgaagatgatgatgatgagcattCTCAGGCACTCTTCGGAAGCTGGGAGCCGAGGCACTCCAGACACTGCTACAGCTTTCCATGGCAACAGTACGTGAAGCTTGGTGCTGTTCTGAGACATTTCGGGTACACAGCCGTAGCACTTCATGGATGTTTGGAATCAGAAATCCAG ACTCCACTATCTGTAAGATTGCTCTTTCGAGACCCGTGCAGCCGCGTCGCTGGTGAGGTGTGCAAGGTGTTCGATGAGCTCGCGCGGAGCATAAGAAACCGCCGTCACTGCTCTCCCAATGTGCTCTCCGACCACCTTCACGAGGCGCTGCAAGACCTGAATTCCGCCATCAGGTCCCAACCGCGTCTCTTCCTTGGCTCCAAGAAAGCCCGTCCCGCCGCAAATGAGCGCGCGGAGGATTGGAGACCCCAAAAAAACACATCTTCTGGTGTAGCTCTGCCTTCGGCCATGTCTGATATCACATCACTGCAGGAATGGAGGGGCAAAAGGGTAGAGTCAACTGAGAGGAAGGTCTTGAGGCCAACCCTGAGCAGAATAGCAATAACTAGCCTTGAATTCTCGGAGGCACTGCCATTTGCAGCGTTTGCCTCGTTGCTCGTGGAGATGGTGGCCAGGTTGGAGCTTGTCATTGAGGAGGTGGAAGAACTCGGCAGGGCAGCAAATTTCAAGGAGTTCTCTCAGGCGGATGAAATCGCCATCGAAATGGGATTTGATGACAAGAAGCCATGCGTGAATGGCAAAGATTTCCAGAGCCATGTGGTACACCAAGCAGCAGAGTGA